One region of Candidatus Bathyarchaeia archaeon genomic DNA includes:
- a CDS encoding exosome complex RNA-binding protein Csl4, with protein MAPAQSKRKSGQLVVPGDRLGVIEEFTLGPGTYEQNGTIYSLTTGRALMDLLNKQVSVFPKVHVSNVPHVGSSVVGQVSDVQSKQATLRIFQVGDRPLSGFFSGLLHISDVSQRYVESMYEICKAGDIVRARVVSEKNRVFHLTTNDKDLGVVYAFCSRCGQGLAQKRFVMRCPDCGNSERRKTAQDYGTGEV; from the coding sequence ATGGCTCCAGCGCAGTCTAAACGCAAAAGTGGACAACTCGTGGTGCCAGGCGACCGCCTAGGTGTGATCGAAGAGTTTACGCTTGGCCCAGGAACCTACGAACAAAACGGCACAATTTATTCACTTACTACAGGCAGAGCCTTGATGGATCTGCTTAACAAACAGGTTTCCGTGTTTCCTAAGGTTCATGTGTCCAACGTTCCGCATGTGGGCAGTTCAGTGGTAGGCCAAGTGTCAGACGTGCAGAGCAAGCAGGCAACCCTACGCATTTTCCAAGTGGGCGACCGCCCCCTGAGCGGGTTTTTCAGCGGTTTGCTTCACATCTCGGATGTGAGCCAACGCTACGTTGAGAGCATGTATGAAATCTGCAAGGCCGGAGACATTGTGCGCGCTCGCGTTGTAAGCGAGAAAAATCGAGTTTTCCATCTTACGACCAACGACAAGGATTTGGGTGTGGTCTACGCCTTCTGCTCCCGTTGTGGCCAAGGGTTGGCGCAGAAGAGGTTTGTCATGCGTTGTCCCGATTGTGGCAATTCTGAGAGACGAAAAACCGCTCAGGATTACGGCACGGGTGAAGTCTAA
- a CDS encoding METTL5 family protein, translating into MGTTGQKRLVRRLDLERLLQSVETHPSPKAFLEQYTIPVDVAADMLFQAAYAHDDVIEKTVADLGCGTGRLAIGAVLLGARKAVGIDIDRVAVKTAKSNAEKLKLRKKTSWAAGDIDVLHGCFDAVLQNPPFGVQKRSADRRFLLKALELAPAIYSLHKSGEGNRDFIKRFIERHGGKVTSIFQMKLNIPRMFKFHTKVRHEVDVDLYRIERSSGE; encoded by the coding sequence ATGGGAACAACTGGTCAAAAAAGGCTGGTTCGAAGGCTCGACCTAGAACGTTTGCTCCAATCTGTTGAGACTCACCCTTCTCCAAAGGCTTTTCTTGAACAATACACTATTCCCGTGGACGTCGCGGCGGACATGTTGTTCCAAGCGGCCTACGCACATGACGACGTTATAGAAAAGACCGTTGCCGATTTGGGATGTGGCACAGGAAGACTCGCGATAGGCGCTGTGCTCCTTGGGGCTAGGAAAGCAGTCGGAATAGACATTGACAGAGTCGCGGTGAAAACTGCCAAAAGCAATGCTGAAAAACTGAAGCTTCGAAAGAAAACCAGCTGGGCTGCAGGCGACATCGATGTTTTACACGGATGTTTCGACGCGGTTTTGCAGAATCCTCCTTTTGGCGTGCAGAAGAGAAGCGCGGATAGAAGGTTTTTGCTGAAGGCGTTAGAGCTGGCGCCTGCGATCTATTCGCTTCATAAGAGTGGAGAGGGCAACCGTGACTTTATCAAAAGGTTTATTGAGAGGCACGGAGGAAAGGTTACGAGCATATTCCAAATGAAACTTAATATCCCGAGAATGTTTAAGTTTCACACCAAAGTCAGACATGAGGTTGATGTTGACCTATACCGAATAGAACGCAGTTCAGGAGAGTAG